A stretch of DNA from Spirosoma endbachense:
AACAGCGGCTGCTTCATCGCTCAAACTAACCGAACCGACGGTTGCGTTCGATAAGAACCGGGTGTTGCTGGTCAATAAAGACGACGCCCGCGAAACAACGTTTCTGATTGGCGGGAAAGGCATTACGCAAAATAACCCCGACTTCATTCCGGTTACAGTTGTCAACACAATTCTGGGCGGTCGATTTACCTCCTGGCTAAACGACGCACTGCGCGTTAATTCTGGCCTTACCTACGGAGCTGGAAGCCGGTTCGGTACCTTCCGCAACAGTGGCACGTTTGCCATTTCGACGTTTACAAAGGTCAGCACTACCACCGAGGCAATAGACATGGCCCTCCAGGTTCTGGACAGTTTGCATCGAACGGGTATTGACGAAAAAACACTCCTTTCGGCGAAAAACTACGTAAAAGCCGACTTTCCACCCCGCTACGAATCGGCCAGTGAACTAGCGAATCTGCTGACGGATATGTTCAGTCTTGGTTTCGATGAGTCGTTTATCAACAACTTCCAGAAGAACGTCGACGGGCTGACCGTAGCCAAAACCCGGCAAATCATTGACCAGTATTTTCCTAAAACAAACCTTCAATTCGTACTCATTGGTAAAGCCGACACGATTCGGGAAAAGGTAAAAAAATACGGAACCATCACGGAGAAGGAAATAAAAGCCGACGGATTTTAAGAAAGTAGGCAGTGAGCAGTTGGCAGTCTACGGTAGGCAGATATTCAGAGCGCGGTAACTGTAGACTGCTCACTGCCTACTGAAGACTTCCTACTGCCTACTTTCCATTCAATTTCTCTATCTTTGCCCCGCGTTTAAGGTTTACCCAATCAGAAAGGGTGATTAAAAGGGAACACCGGTGTAAATCCGGGGCTATTCCCGTAGCTGTAAGTTCTAGTGACCAGCCAGCAAGATAAAAGCCACTGTCTCTCGACGGGAAGGCCTTGTTGGTAGAACGAGCCAGAAGACCTGCCTCAAACGAATTCATGATTCGAGCTTTCGGGTAAAAAGCCGGGGATGAAAGACATGTTTCGGTTGGGTGGTCTGATCACCTGTACGGTCACAAACGGGCCAAAAGTGCTGTTTGTCTTTTATTTCAGTTTCCGACAGCTCATTACTTAATCTCAGTTTAGCTGATTAATGATGAGCAAAATCATTACTTTATTATCGGCCTGTCTGGCCGTATCCTGTCTGCCTGCATTGGGTCAGGAAACACCTCCATCGTCTACAGCGCGGTCGCTTCAGTTGGATGCCGTAACGGTTACGGCCAACAAGATCGAGCAAAAACTCTCGCAAACCGGTAAAGTCGTTACGGTATTGTCAGATTCGGTGCTACAACGTTACGCCACGCAATCGGTTAGTGAACTGCTCTCCCGGCAGGCCGGTCTCCAAATTGTGGGTTCTAATGGTCCATTAGGCACCAATCCTGACATTTATCTGCGGGGCGCTTCGGCCGGGAATACGCTGATTCTGTTGGATGGCCTGCCCGTTTATGACCCGTCCGGAACAGCCAACACATTTGACCTGAATCTGCTTACGGTTGGAGAATGCGACCGGATCGAAATTCTACGGGGAGCGCAGTCAACCAGTTATGGGTCCGATGCGGTGGCTGGTGTAATCAATATTTTCACGAAACGGGCAGGTAGCAATGCCGTTGGCAACAAACCGGTTGGCGTAACGGCTTCGGTCAATTACGGGACGTATAATACCTTCCGGGGAACGGTTGGCGTGAGCGGTCAGACAAGCCGACTTTCCTATAACGTCCAATACACGCGGCTGTCTTCAGACGGGTTTTCGGCGGCTACCGACCGTACTGGTAATCAGAATTTTGACAACGACGGCTATAAACAGAATGCGCTACTGGCCAATCTGACCCTACAATTGACATCGCGCCTGAGCTGGAAATTACAGGGCATGACAACGGGCTATACGGCCGACATTGACAATGGTGCTTTCGCCGACGAAAAAGATTATACCTATAAGAACCAGTTTAAGCGATTGGCTACTGGTCTGGAATATAAACACAAACATGGCCGATTGATGATCAATTATGGCCTTAGCGACAGTCGCCGAACGTATAAAAACGATTCAACAAAAGTTGAGCCGGGCGCTTCTGAACGCTATTCATCCCAGGAGTATGGTGGTATTGCCCATTTTGCCGAGATCTATCATAACCTCAAACTGAGTTCCTGGGGCGAATTGCTGACCGGGGCCGATTATCGCTTCAGCAATACGGATCAAAGCTACTTGTCGGTCAGCTCGTTTGGGCCGTATCAGTCGCCCCCTATCGGAGCCGACACCGCCCGGATCGGGCAGGTAGGCGTCTATGCTACGGGAATTCTGACACCTTACCAGGGTTTATCCGTTGAATTAGGGGGTCGATATAACCGCAATTCGCTGTATGGCAACGTATTTACCTATTCCTTCAATCCGTCGTACCTGATTTCTGACCGGATTAAAGTATTTGTCAACCTGTCATCCGGTTTCCGGGCTCCAACGTTATATCAGTTGTTTTCGCCCTATGGCAACAAAGCGCTTCGTCCCGAACATAGCTGGTCAACGGAAGTGGGCGTTCAGCTATTTACCCGTAGCCGAAACGCCTGGGTACGTGCTGCCTATTTCGACCGGCAGATTAAGGACGTCCTGTTCTTTGAATCGCTGAATTCAGCTCCGTACGGTCGATACATTAACTTCGACCGCCAGCATGATCATGGTTTGGAAGTAGAAGCGCAAACCGAACTGAATAAACTGACGCTAACAGGGAACGTTATGCTGCTCACAGGCGAGGTGAAGACGAAGGTGGCGGGTCGCGATACAACGTACAATAACCTGTTCCGGCGCCCGAAAACGCAGGTAAATCTAACCGTAGGCTACCGTTTTATTCCGAAACTGTTCGTTTCGGCAACAATTCGGTCGATAGGAGAACGTACCGATCGTTTCTACAACAGCGAAACATTCAATACCGACAATATAACGCTTGCCGCTTATACAACGGTCGATCTCTATGCGGAAGGGAAACTTACCCCACTGTTGCGCTTGTATGCCGACGTTCGTAATGTATTTGACCAAACGTATTACGATATTTACGGCTACAATACCCGCCGTCGAAACGCCAGCGTTGGCGTCCGCTTTACCTGGTAAGTGGTTAAACTAAAGCGTACAGGGAGCTTCAGGCTCTTTGTTTTACAAGAAAATATTTGAAGTGCATATGAAGCAACAACTTAATCCTCGTTTTACAGTATTACTGCTGTTCATTGTGCTGGCGGCCGTTCTTCGGATTGCCAACTCGGCGCAGTGCTTACCGCTGGCTAACTTTACGCCCATTGGCGCGATGGCGCTCTTTGGTGGATCGTATTTCAAAAATTACTGGAAAGCATTCGGTCTACCGTTGATAACGTTGTTTCTGAGCGATCTGGTCATCAATGTGGTACTCTACAACGGGCAGTTCGGTATAATGTATAATGGCTGGTACTGGATTTATGGCATTTTTGCCCTGATCGTTTGGTATGGCAAGGTATTGCTGCAAAAAGTGTCGGTTAAGAATGTGCTTATAGCCGCCCTGATCGGGTCCGTGTCGCACTGGCTCCTGGCCGACACCAGCGTTTGGCTGGCCGGTGGTCTGGATATGCGCACCAACCTGCCCCTATCGCGCGACTTCGCCGGTTGGTTGCAATGCATTGCACAAGGTTTTCCGTACATGCGTAATTTTCTGGCCGGTACTTTAGCCTATAGTGCCCTATTCTTCGGCGCATTCGAATGGCTACAAACACGCTACCCCAAACTGGCAATAGCCTGATGATTTAGGAATAGCCTGCATCCTGTTGTTTTGAGTGAACTTATAGTTGACCTAACCGCAGGATGCAGGTTGCTATTGCCTTGTTCATCGCTAGGTTTGCAAGACAGCCCGAGCTTCACTCAATCACTCATTCATTCTTTCACTCATTCGCTCTTTCATCTTTATGAAAGCTTGTTCTTTTCTGCCCGCAGCTACGCAGATGGTCTATGACATGGGCCTACAGGATTTGCTGTATGGGGTTACGTTTGAATGCCCGGAGCCCTCTCGCGCCGAAAACGAAATTTTAGTACGATGCGTACTGGAAGGTCACGATTACAGTAGTGAAGAGATCGACCGGATTTTTTCAGCCTCAAAAGCTGAGGGAAGAAGCCTCTATTACGTTGAAGAAGAGAAACTGCATCAGATCGCTCCCGATGTAATTTTCACGCAGGACGTCTGCGAGGTGTGCCAGATCGATACGAAATGCACGCAGGCGGTACTTGACCGCTTGCCCAACATGCCCAACGTTGTCGCTTTGACTCCTCAAAGTCTCACCGATGTATTCGATACCGCGATAACAATTGCATCGGCGCTAGGCCACGAAGAAGCGGCTTACACCTATCTGCAAGGGCTGCGCACCCGAATTGACGCTGTCATTGACCGACTGCGGGCAAAGCGGGTGTTGCCCAAACGGGTGATGGTTATGGAATGGATGGCGCCAATCTACAACTGTGGCCACTGGATTCCGCATCAGATTGCGTATGCGGGTGGCATCGATATGCTGGGTAATCCATCGGGTGATAGCATCGTTACATCCTGGGAAAAAGTACGCCGGTATGATCCGGAAGTACTGGTAATTGCTCCGTGTGGCTTCACCACAGAACGCACCCTACAGGAGTTACCCTTACTTGAGAAACAACCCGGCTGGCATAGCTTACGAGCCGTAGCCAATCAAGCGGTTTACATTGCCGACTATGATTTATTCACCCAGCCTTCAGCGGCAACGCTAGTGGATGGTATCGAACTGCTGGCAGCTTGCTTCCACCCTGATATATTCGCTATTCCGGCTGCTTTAGAATCAAAAGTTTATGACTTATATGCCTCCAAGACAGGCGTACCTGCATCTGGTTACGGGCGGAGCACGGAGCGGTAAAAGCCGATATGCACAGCAACTGGCCCGCGAATGGAGTCCGACACCGGTTTACGTAGCAACGGCCAGGATATGGGACGATGAGTTTGCGGAGCGGGTATCGCATCATAAGCAGGATCGTGGCCCGGAATGGACCGTCTTTGAAGAGCTTCGCCAGGTCAGTCAGCTTCCTATCTCTGGTCAGACGGTCGTTATTGACTGTGTGACGCTCTGGCTGACTAACTTTTTTGGCGATACAAAAAGCGATGTTACCGAGTCATTGAGGCTCTTTCAAAAAGAGGTTGACGAACTGGTGAAGCTACCAGGTCGGTTTATTATCGTCACCAATGAGCTAGGCATGGGCGTACACGCCGAAACGGCTATAGGTCGAGCATTCACCGACCTACAGGGGTGGGCGAATCAGTACGTAGCCAGCCAGGCTGATGCCGTTACGCTCATGGTTAGCGGGTTGCCTCTACCTGTCAAAACACCTGTTTTATGACCAAAGCAATCATGAACTGGTCGGGCGGGAAAGATTCGGCCTTCGCCTTGTGGCAACTACTTCAGGCAGGCGATTATCAGATCGAAACACTATTGACGACTTTGAATGCGGCTAACCGGCGCATTTCGATGCACGGTGTGCCTGAACATTTACTTGATGCCCAGGCAAAGCAGTTGGGTTTACCGCAGACTAAACTCTATCTGCCTGAAGAAAGCTCAATGGGCGATTAC
This window harbors:
- a CDS encoding TonB-dependent receptor plug domain-containing protein translates to MMSKIITLLSACLAVSCLPALGQETPPSSTARSLQLDAVTVTANKIEQKLSQTGKVVTVLSDSVLQRYATQSVSELLSRQAGLQIVGSNGPLGTNPDIYLRGASAGNTLILLDGLPVYDPSGTANTFDLNLLTVGECDRIEILRGAQSTSYGSDAVAGVINIFTKRAGSNAVGNKPVGVTASVNYGTYNTFRGTVGVSGQTSRLSYNVQYTRLSSDGFSAATDRTGNQNFDNDGYKQNALLANLTLQLTSRLSWKLQGMTTGYTADIDNGAFADEKDYTYKNQFKRLATGLEYKHKHGRLMINYGLSDSRRTYKNDSTKVEPGASERYSSQEYGGIAHFAEIYHNLKLSSWGELLTGADYRFSNTDQSYLSVSSFGPYQSPPIGADTARIGQVGVYATGILTPYQGLSVELGGRYNRNSLYGNVFTYSFNPSYLISDRIKVFVNLSSGFRAPTLYQLFSPYGNKALRPEHSWSTEVGVQLFTRSRNAWVRAAYFDRQIKDVLFFESLNSAPYGRYINFDRQHDHGLEVEAQTELNKLTLTGNVMLLTGEVKTKVAGRDTTYNNLFRRPKTQVNLTVGYRFIPKLFVSATIRSIGERTDRFYNSETFNTDNITLAAYTTVDLYAEGKLTPLLRLYADVRNVFDQTYYDIYGYNTRRRNASVGVRFTW
- a CDS encoding DUF6580 family putative transport protein, with product MKQQLNPRFTVLLLFIVLAAVLRIANSAQCLPLANFTPIGAMALFGGSYFKNYWKAFGLPLITLFLSDLVINVVLYNGQFGIMYNGWYWIYGIFALIVWYGKVLLQKVSVKNVLIAALIGSVSHWLLADTSVWLAGGLDMRTNLPLSRDFAGWLQCIAQGFPYMRNFLAGTLAYSALFFGAFEWLQTRYPKLAIA
- a CDS encoding ABC transporter substrate-binding protein; the protein is MKACSFLPAATQMVYDMGLQDLLYGVTFECPEPSRAENEILVRCVLEGHDYSSEEIDRIFSASKAEGRSLYYVEEEKLHQIAPDVIFTQDVCEVCQIDTKCTQAVLDRLPNMPNVVALTPQSLTDVFDTAITIASALGHEEAAYTYLQGLRTRIDAVIDRLRAKRVLPKRVMVMEWMAPIYNCGHWIPHQIAYAGGIDMLGNPSGDSIVTSWEKVRRYDPEVLVIAPCGFTTERTLQELPLLEKQPGWHSLRAVANQAVYIADYDLFTQPSAATLVDGIELLAACFHPDIFAIPAALESKVYDLYASKTGVPASGYGRSTER
- the cobU gene encoding bifunctional adenosylcobinamide kinase/adenosylcobinamide-phosphate guanylyltransferase; translated protein: MPPRQAYLHLVTGGARSGKSRYAQQLAREWSPTPVYVATARIWDDEFAERVSHHKQDRGPEWTVFEELRQVSQLPISGQTVVIDCVTLWLTNFFGDTKSDVTESLRLFQKEVDELVKLPGRFIIVTNELGMGVHAETAIGRAFTDLQGWANQYVASQADAVTLMVSGLPLPVKTPVL